DNA from Aureimonas sp. AU20:
CGCCGTCCGCGCACGATCGTGCCGACCGGCCAGCCCGTGACCTCGCGCCCGTCATGCGGCGTCCATTGCGACTTGGAGCCGATCCACGCGTCGCGGATCGTCTCGCGCCGCTTGAGGTCCACCACTGTGAAGTCGGCATCCCAGCCCACCGCGATCCGCCCCTTGCCGGACAGGCCGAAGATGCGCTGCGGGCCGGCGGAGGTAAGGTCCACGAAGCGCTCCAGCGACAAGCGCCCCTTGGCGATATGGTCGAGCATCACGGGCACCAGAGTCTGCACGCCGGTCATGCCCGAAGGCGAGGCGGGATAGGGCTTGGCCTTTTCCTCCAGCGTGTGCGGCGCATGGTCGGAGCCGAGCACGTCGACGATCCCCTGCTCGATGCCGAACCAGACGCCGTTGCGATGCCGAGCGTCGCGCACCGGCGGGTTCATCTGGAGCTTGGTGCCGAGCCGGGCATAGTCCTCGGCGGACAGCGTCAGATGGTGGGGCGTGGCCTCGCAGGTCGCGTTGGTCTTGTGGTCGGCGAGAAAGAGGATTTCCTCGGCGGTCGAGATATGGAGCACATGGATGCGGGCACCGGTCTCTTCGGCGATGCGCACCAGCCGCTCCGTGCACTGGAGCGCGGCCACCTCGTCGCGCCAGACGGGGTGCGAGGCCGGGTCGTTCTCGACCCGCAGGCTCATGCGCTCGCGCAGGCGAAACTCGTCCTCCGAATGGAACGCGGCGCGGCGGCGCGCGCGCTTCAGAATCTCCCGCACGCCCTCGTCGTCCTCCACCAGGAGCGAGCCGGTGGACGAGCCCATGAAAACCTTGATGCCGGCCGCGCCCGGCAGGCGCTCCAGTTCGGCGACGTCGGGCGCGTTCTCGCGTGTGCCGCCGACCCAGAAGGCGAAGTCGCAATGCATGCGATGATGCCCGCGCTTCACCTTGTCGGCCAGCGCCGCCTCGCTTGTGGTGAGCGGATCGGTGTTGGGCATTTCGAAGACGCAGGTGACGCCGCCAAGCACCGCCGCGCGAGAGCCTGATTCGAGGTCTTCCTTGTGCGTCGGGCCAGGCTCACGGAAATGAACCTGGCTGTCGATGACACCGGGCAGGATGTGGAGCCCGGTGCAGTCGATCTCCTCGCCCCCGCTGCCGGACGGTATCGCGCCGATCGCGGCGATCCGGCCGTCTCGAATGCCAATGTCGCGCAGGCCGATCCCATCCGCGTTGACGACGGTGCCGCCTCTCAGAACCCGCTCGAACCCTTTGCTCATCATCCCGTCCTTGCTTCTTGGCGCCGTTCCGTCAGATACGAATGAAGCTTCTAGCGAATGC
Protein-coding regions in this window:
- a CDS encoding dihydroorotase, whose product is MMSKGFERVLRGGTVVNADGIGLRDIGIRDGRIAAIGAIPSGSGGEEIDCTGLHILPGVIDSQVHFREPGPTHKEDLESGSRAAVLGGVTCVFEMPNTDPLTTSEAALADKVKRGHHRMHCDFAFWVGGTRENAPDVAELERLPGAAGIKVFMGSSTGSLLVEDDEGVREILKRARRRAAFHSEDEFRLRERMSLRVENDPASHPVWRDEVAALQCTERLVRIAEETGARIHVLHISTAEEILFLADHKTNATCEATPHHLTLSAEDYARLGTKLQMNPPVRDARHRNGVWFGIEQGIVDVLGSDHAPHTLEEKAKPYPASPSGMTGVQTLVPVMLDHIAKGRLSLERFVDLTSAGPQRIFGLSGKGRIAVGWDADFTVVDLKRRETIRDAWIGSKSQWTPHDGREVTGWPVGTIVRGRRVMWDGALVETSLGEAARFVETLAPRA